A part of Streptomyces sp. NBC_01235 genomic DNA contains:
- a CDS encoding ferredoxin — MDQHIDIDWTSCRGHGLCAELLPEHITLDEWGYPLVNGTPVPSRTVKRARRAAADCPVLALKVTGS, encoded by the coding sequence ATGGACCAGCACATCGACATCGACTGGACGTCCTGCCGGGGCCACGGCCTGTGCGCGGAACTCCTACCGGAACACATCACCCTGGACGAGTGGGGCTACCCCCTCGTCAACGGCACTCCGGTCCCATCCCGCACGGTGAAACGAGCCCGAAGAGCAGCGGCCGACTGTCCGGTCCTGGCTCTGAAAGTAACGGGGTCCTGA
- a CDS encoding aminoglycoside phosphotransferase family protein: protein MAFEPPQRLVRALGETAPDGDGWLEKLPEAAQQAVALRELTVDRVQVPGGRSSLVVLVRRADGTPAVLKLAPPRFRPEAERAALAHWDGLGAVQLLEGPETAGVLLLERLHPDVSVRSLAEAKALLEAAGTLRRLWVEPPAGQVFETVAERTGRQAEAMRGTAVGPEVGVLVDAALSAREELVGAAPEVRLLHGTFRQSKVLAAERTPWLAVGPDPVVGECAFDLARLVRDRVEDLIASPSGAATTRRRVRKLAESLDLDPERVRGWTLFRAVESGVRALRVGRPRDAELLLEFAGWL, encoded by the coding sequence ATGGCTTTCGAACCGCCGCAGCGTCTGGTCAGGGCGCTCGGCGAGACGGCACCGGACGGTGACGGCTGGTTGGAGAAGCTGCCGGAGGCGGCCCAACAGGCCGTCGCTCTACGCGAGTTGACCGTTGACCGGGTACAGGTGCCGGGCGGCCGGAGCAGCCTGGTCGTGCTCGTGCGGCGTGCGGACGGGACACCGGCCGTACTGAAGCTGGCCCCGCCCCGGTTCCGGCCCGAGGCCGAGCGGGCCGCGCTGGCGCACTGGGACGGCCTGGGCGCCGTCCAGCTGCTGGAGGGGCCGGAGACGGCCGGGGTGCTGCTGCTCGAACGACTGCATCCCGATGTGTCGGTACGGTCGCTGGCGGAGGCGAAGGCGCTGCTGGAGGCGGCGGGGACGCTGCGACGCCTGTGGGTGGAGCCGCCGGCCGGACAGGTCTTCGAGACGGTGGCCGAGCGGACCGGCCGGCAGGCCGAGGCGATGCGGGGGACTGCCGTCGGCCCCGAGGTGGGTGTGCTGGTGGACGCGGCTCTCTCCGCCCGGGAGGAGTTGGTGGGGGCGGCGCCCGAGGTGCGGTTGCTGCACGGGACGTTTCGGCAGAGCAAGGTTCTGGCGGCCGAACGGACGCCGTGGCTGGCCGTGGGGCCGGATCCGGTGGTCGGTGAGTGCGCGTTCGATCTGGCTCGGCTGGTGCGGGACCGGGTGGAGGATCTGATCGCCTCGCCTTCGGGGGCGGCGACCACTCGGCGGCGGGTTCGGAAGCTGGCCGAGTCGTTGGACCTGGATCCTGAGCGGGTGCGGGGGTGGACGCTCTTTCGGGCTGTGGAGTCGGGTGTTCGGGCGCTGCGGGTGGGGCGGCCTCGGGATGCCGAGTTGTTGCTGGAGTTCGCCGGGTGGCTTTGA
- a CDS encoding ferritin-like domain-containing protein, translating into MSETTSAELTALQAVLAAEHAAVYGYGVVGGRIGEERRTEARAAYDAHRARRDALVRDVRGLGAEPVAASAGYALPFAVPDSAAAVRLAVQLEERVAGVYSDLVRAAVGARRRNAAAALREAAVRAVRWRGGSVAFPGLAERTGTDPATAAAGPSGTPAA; encoded by the coding sequence ATGAGCGAGACGACGAGCGCGGAGCTGACGGCACTCCAGGCGGTGCTGGCCGCCGAGCATGCCGCGGTGTACGGGTACGGGGTCGTCGGCGGGCGCATCGGTGAGGAACGGCGCACCGAGGCACGGGCGGCGTACGACGCGCACCGGGCGCGCCGGGACGCGCTGGTGCGCGACGTGCGTGGCCTGGGCGCCGAGCCGGTCGCCGCGAGCGCCGGCTACGCGCTGCCGTTCGCGGTGCCGGACTCCGCGGCGGCGGTCCGGCTCGCCGTCCAGCTGGAGGAACGCGTGGCCGGGGTGTACTCCGACCTGGTGCGGGCGGCCGTCGGGGCACGGCGCCGGAATGCCGCGGCGGCGCTGCGGGAGGCGGCGGTCCGTGCGGTGCGCTGGCGCGGCGGGAGCGTAGCCTTCCCTGGTCTCGCGGAGCGGACCGGTACGGATCCGGCCACGGCCGCGGCAGGACCTTCGGGAACACCGGCCGCTTGA
- the rimP gene encoding ribosome maturation factor RimP, with the protein MSTTQSERLRELLEPLVASQGLDLEEIAVDSVGRKRVLSVVVDSDTGADLDQIADVSRALSAKLDETDAMGEGEYTLEVGTPGAERALTEHRHYVRAVDRLVRFQLTGGGELVARILKVDDEGLDVEVPGVKGRKATARRLVFGDIDKARVQVEFNRKDKHDENEKEEEA; encoded by the coding sequence ATGAGCACCACCCAGAGCGAGAGGCTGCGAGAGCTCCTGGAACCGCTCGTCGCCTCCCAGGGACTGGATCTCGAAGAGATCGCCGTGGACTCCGTCGGACGCAAGCGGGTGCTGAGCGTCGTCGTCGACTCCGACACCGGGGCGGACCTGGACCAGATCGCCGATGTGAGCCGCGCGCTCTCGGCGAAGCTCGACGAGACGGACGCGATGGGCGAGGGCGAGTACACCCTCGAGGTCGGCACCCCGGGCGCGGAGCGCGCCCTCACCGAGCACCGGCACTACGTGCGCGCCGTCGACCGGCTGGTGCGGTTCCAGCTGACCGGGGGCGGCGAGCTGGTCGCCCGGATCCTGAAGGTCGACGACGAGGGGCTCGACGTCGAGGTGCCGGGCGTGAAGGGCCGCAAGGCCACCGCCCGCAGACTCGTCTTCGGCGACATCGACAAGGCACGCGTGCAGGTCGAGTTCAACCGCAAGGACAAGCACGACGAGAACGAGAAGGAAGAGGAGGCGTAG
- the nusA gene encoding transcription termination factor NusA, which translates to MDIDMSALRGLVREKEISFDLLVEAIESALLIAYHRTEGSRRHARVELNRETGHVTVWAKEDPEDLEEGQEPRTFDDTPSDFGRIAATTAKQVILQRLRDAEDDATLGEYAGREGDIVTGVVQQGRDPKNVLVDIGKLEAILPVQEQVPGETYPHGLRLRSYVVRVAKGVRGPSVTLSRTHPNLVKKLFALEVPEIADGSVEIAAIAREAGHRTKIAVRSTRSGLNAKGACIGPMGGRVRNVMGELNGEKIDIVDWSDDPAEMVANALSPARVSKVEVVDLAARSARVTVPDYQLSLAIGKEGQNARLAARLTGWRIDIRPDTEQPAE; encoded by the coding sequence GTGGACATCGACATGAGTGCCCTGCGGGGCTTGGTACGGGAGAAGGAGATCTCCTTCGACCTGCTGGTCGAGGCGATCGAGTCGGCCCTCCTCATCGCCTACCACCGCACCGAGGGAAGCCGCCGTCACGCGCGCGTGGAGCTCAACCGGGAGACCGGACATGTGACCGTGTGGGCGAAGGAGGACCCCGAGGACCTCGAGGAGGGGCAGGAGCCCCGCACGTTCGACGACACCCCGTCCGACTTCGGCCGTATCGCCGCCACCACGGCCAAGCAGGTGATCCTGCAGCGCCTGCGCGACGCCGAGGACGACGCGACGCTCGGTGAGTACGCCGGCCGTGAGGGCGACATCGTCACCGGTGTGGTCCAGCAGGGCCGCGACCCGAAGAACGTGCTGGTGGACATCGGCAAGCTGGAGGCCATCCTGCCGGTGCAGGAGCAGGTCCCGGGCGAAACGTACCCGCACGGCCTGCGGCTGCGGTCGTACGTCGTCCGGGTGGCGAAGGGCGTGCGCGGTCCGTCCGTGACGCTCTCGCGGACACACCCCAATCTGGTGAAGAAGCTCTTCGCGCTGGAGGTGCCGGAGATCGCCGACGGTTCCGTCGAGATCGCCGCCATCGCACGTGAGGCCGGTCACCGCACGAAGATCGCCGTCAGGTCCACCCGTTCGGGTCTGAACGCCAAGGGCGCCTGCATCGGCCCCATGGGCGGCCGGGTCCGCAACGTCATGGGCGAGCTGAACGGTGAGAAGATCGACATCGTCGACTGGTCGGACGACCCGGCCGAGATGGTGGCGAACGCGCTGTCCCCGGCCCGGGTCTCCAAGGTCGAGGTCGTCGACCTCGCGGCCCGCTCCGCGCGCGTGACGGTGCCGGACTACCAGCTGTCCCTGGCGATCGGCAAGGAAGGGCAGAACGCCCGGCTCGCCGCCCGTCTGACCGGTTGGCGGATCGACATCCGTCCGGACACCGAACAGCCCGCCGAGTAG
- a CDS encoding YlxR family protein — protein sequence MSGRTHAGACPERTCVGCRERAAKTELLRIVAIKDACVPDPRGTLPGRGAYLHPAPVCLDQAVRRRAFTRALRAPGALDTKVLRQYVEQTTVAEQATP from the coding sequence GTGTCTGGCCGGACGCACGCCGGAGCATGCCCTGAGCGCACCTGTGTGGGGTGCCGGGAGCGGGCGGCCAAGACGGAGCTGCTGCGCATCGTGGCGATCAAGGACGCATGCGTCCCCGATCCTCGCGGTACGCTGCCCGGCCGGGGTGCGTATCTGCATCCCGCCCCGGTCTGTCTCGACCAGGCGGTACGCCGCCGGGCGTTCACGAGGGCGTTGCGAGCCCCGGGAGCGCTCGACACAAAGGTGTTGCGCCAGTACGTCGAGCAGACGACCGTTGCCGAGCAGGCAACACCGTAA
- the infB gene encoding translation initiation factor IF-2, whose product MAKVRVYELAKEFGVESKVVMAKLQELGEFVRSASSTIEAPVVRKLTDAFQGGGKPAPRKAAPRPAAPSPAQAARPGPAAPRPAAPKPPAAQTPAAPAAPVAPAASSAPAQAAPGPRPGPKPAPRPAPAAPEFTAPPAAPAAPAQSGPAQSGPRPASQAPRPGAPRPGGRPAPGQQDRGDRGDRGDRGQRPAAAQGQRPGGAGAPRPGGARPSGPRPGNNPFTSGGNAGMARPQAPRPQGAPRPGGPGGAPGAGPRPQGPGGQGGGPRPQSPGGARPSPGGMPRPQGAGPGGPRPGGPRPNPGMMPQRPAAGPRPGGGPGGRGPGGGGGAGRPGGGGRPGGGGFAGRPAGPGGGARPGGGGGFAGRPGGGGPGGGGGFGGGGGRPGFGGRPGGPGGRGGTQGAFGRPGGPARRGRKSKRQRRQEYEAMQAPSVGGVMLPRGNGETIRLSRGASLTDFAEKINANPASLVAVMMNLGEMVTATQSVSDETLQLLAGEMNYQVQIVSPEEEDRELLESFDIEFGEDEGDDEDLVVRPPVVTVMGHVDHGKTRLLDAIRKTNVIAGEAGGITQHIGAYQVATEVNEEERKITFIDTPGHEAFTAMRARGAKSTDIAILVVAANDGVMPQTVEALNHAKAADVPIVVAVNKIDVEGADPTKVRGQLTEFGLVAEEYGGDTMFVDISAKQGLNIDSLLEAVILTADASLDLRANPSQDAQGISIESRLDRGRGAVATVLVQRGTLRVGDTMVVGDAYGRVRAMLDDNGNNVAEAGPSTPVQVLGLTNVPGAGDNFLVVDEDRTARQIAEKRAARERNAAFAKRTRRFSLENLDAALKAGEVQQLNLIIKGDASGSVEALESSLLQLDVGEEVDIRVLHRGVGAVTESDIDLAMGSDAIVIGFNVRAAGRAAQMAEREGVDVRYYSVIYQAIEEIEAALKGMLKPEYEEFELGTAEIREVFKSSKLGNIAGVLIRSGEVKRNTKARLIRDGKVVAENLNIEGLRRFKDDVTEIREGFEGGINLGNFNDIKIDDVIATYEMREKPRV is encoded by the coding sequence GTGGCTAAGGTCCGGGTATACGAACTCGCCAAGGAGTTCGGGGTGGAGAGCAAGGTCGTCATGGCCAAGCTCCAGGAACTCGGTGAATTCGTCCGTTCGGCGTCTTCGACCATCGAAGCGCCCGTTGTCCGCAAACTGACTGACGCCTTCCAGGGCGGCGGCAAGCCCGCCCCGCGCAAGGCTGCCCCCAGGCCCGCGGCGCCCTCTCCGGCGCAGGCGGCCCGTCCGGGTCCGGCTGCTCCGCGGCCGGCCGCCCCCAAGCCTCCCGCGGCCCAGACGCCCGCGGCTCCGGCCGCCCCGGTGGCCCCGGCCGCCTCGTCGGCCCCCGCGCAGGCTGCTCCCGGCCCGCGTCCGGGTCCCAAGCCCGCGCCGCGTCCGGCCCCGGCCGCCCCGGAGTTCACCGCTCCGCCGGCTGCCCCGGCCGCCCCCGCACAGTCCGGCCCGGCGCAGTCCGGTCCGCGTCCGGCCTCCCAGGCTCCGCGCCCGGGCGCGCCCCGTCCCGGTGGCCGTCCCGCGCCCGGTCAGCAGGACCGCGGCGACCGTGGTGACCGCGGTGACCGTGGTCAGCGTCCGGCCGCAGCGCAGGGCCAGCGCCCCGGTGGCGCCGGCGCCCCGCGTCCGGGCGGTGCCCGTCCGTCGGGTCCGCGTCCGGGCAACAACCCCTTCACCTCCGGTGGCAACGCCGGTATGGCGCGCCCGCAGGCGCCCCGTCCGCAGGGCGCTCCGCGTCCCGGCGGTCCCGGTGGCGCTCCCGGCGCCGGTCCCCGTCCGCAGGGCCCCGGTGGCCAGGGCGGCGGTCCTCGTCCGCAGTCTCCGGGCGGTGCCCGTCCGTCTCCGGGCGGCATGCCCCGCCCGCAGGGCGCAGGCCCCGGCGGTCCCCGTCCCGGCGGCCCGCGTCCCAACCCCGGCATGATGCCGCAGCGTCCGGCTGCCGGTCCGCGTCCCGGCGGTGGCCCCGGTGGCCGCGGTCCGGGTGGCGGCGGCGGTGCCGGTCGTCCCGGCGGCGGCGGTCGTCCCGGTGGCGGCGGCTTCGCAGGTCGTCCGGCCGGTCCCGGCGGCGGCGCCCGTCCCGGTGGCGGCGGCGGTTTCGCCGGTCGTCCCGGTGGCGGTGGCCCCGGCGGTGGCGGCGGCTTCGGTGGCGGCGGTGGCCGTCCCGGCTTCGGCGGTCGTCCCGGCGGTCCCGGTGGCCGTGGTGGCACGCAGGGCGCCTTCGGTCGTCCCGGCGGTCCCGCGCGTCGCGGTCGCAAGTCGAAGCGTCAGAGGCGCCAGGAGTACGAGGCCATGCAGGCCCCGTCGGTCGGCGGCGTGATGCTGCCTCGCGGCAACGGCGAGACCATTCGCCTGTCGCGCGGTGCGTCCCTCACCGACTTCGCCGAGAAGATCAACGCCAACCCGGCGTCGCTCGTCGCGGTCATGATGAACCTCGGCGAGATGGTCACGGCCACGCAGTCCGTCTCCGACGAGACGCTGCAGCTCCTCGCGGGCGAGATGAACTACCAGGTTCAGATCGTCAGCCCCGAGGAGGAGGACCGCGAGCTGCTCGAGTCCTTCGACATCGAGTTCGGCGAGGACGAGGGCGACGACGAGGACCTGGTGGTCCGTCCGCCGGTCGTCACCGTCATGGGTCACGTCGACCACGGTAAGACCCGACTGCTCGACGCCATCCGCAAGACGAACGTCATCGCGGGCGAGGCCGGCGGCATCACCCAGCACATCGGTGCCTACCAGGTCGCGACCGAGGTCAACGAAGAAGAGCGCAAGATCACCTTCATCGACACCCCGGGTCACGAGGCGTTCACCGCCATGCGTGCCCGTGGTGCGAAGTCGACCGACATCGCGATCCTGGTCGTCGCGGCCAACGACGGCGTCATGCCGCAGACGGTCGAGGCGCTCAACCACGCCAAGGCGGCCGACGTCCCGATCGTCGTCGCGGTCAACAAGATCGACGTCGAGGGTGCCGACCCGACCAAGGTGCGCGGTCAGCTGACCGAGTTCGGTCTGGTGGCCGAGGAGTACGGCGGCGACACGATGTTCGTCGACATCTCCGCCAAGCAGGGTCTGAACATCGACTCGCTGCTGGAGGCCGTGATCCTCACGGCCGACGCCTCGCTCGACCTTCGGGCCAACCCGAGCCAGGACGCGCAGGGCATCTCGATCGAGTCCCGTCTCGACCGCGGCCGCGGTGCCGTGGCGACGGTCCTCGTCCAGCGAGGCACGCTGCGGGTCGGCGACACGATGGTCGTGGGCGACGCCTACGGCCGAGTGCGCGCCATGCTCGACGACAACGGCAACAACGTCGCCGAGGCCGGCCCGTCGACGCCGGTCCAGGTCCTGGGCCTGACCAACGTCCCGGGTGCGGGCGACAACTTCCTCGTCGTCGACGAGGACCGCACCGCCCGCCAGATCGCCGAGAAGCGTGCGGCCCGCGAGCGCAACGCCGCCTTCGCCAAGCGCACGCGCAGGTTCTCCCTGGAGAACCTGGACGCCGCCCTGAAGGCCGGCGAGGTCCAGCAGCTGAACCTGATCATCAAGGGTGACGCTTCCGGTTCGGTGGAGGCCCTCGAGTCCTCCCTGCTCCAGCTGGACGTCGGCGAAGAGGTCGACATCCGCGTCCTGCACCGCGGCGTCGGTGCGGTCACGGAGTCCGACATCGACCTGGCGATGGGCTCGGACGCCATCGTGATCGGCTTCAACGTCCGTGCGGCAGGCCGCGCGGCGCAGATGGCCGAGCGCGAGGGCGTGGACGTCCGGTACTACTCGGTCATCTACCAGGCGATCGAGGAGATCGAGGCGGCCCTGAAGGGCATGCTGAAGCCGGAGTACGAGGAGTTCGAGCTCGGTACGGCGGAGATCCGCGAGGTCTTCAAGTCGTCCAAGCTGGGCAACATCGCCGGTGTCCTCATCCGCTCGGGCGAGGTCAAGCGCAACACCAAGGCACGCCTCATCCGCGACGGCAAGGTGGTCGCGGAGAACCTCAACATCGAGGGTCTGCGCCGCTTCAAGGACGACGTCACCGAGATCCGCGAAGGGTTCGAGGGCGGTATCAACCTCGGCAACTTCAACGACATCAAGATCGACGACGTCATCGCGACGTACGAGATGCGGGAGAAGCCGCGGGTGTAA
- a CDS encoding DUF503 domain-containing protein gives MYVGTLSFDLLLGDVRSLKEKRSVVRPIVAELQRKYAVSAAEVDNQDLHRRAKIGLAVVSGDAEHLTDVLDRCERLVAGRPEVELLSVRRRFRGEDD, from the coding sequence ATGTACGTGGGGACTCTGTCCTTCGACCTTCTCCTCGGCGACGTACGGTCGCTGAAGGAGAAGCGCTCCGTCGTCCGTCCGATCGTCGCCGAGCTCCAGCGCAAGTACGCGGTGAGCGCGGCCGAGGTGGACAACCAGGACCTCCATCGCAGGGCCAAGATTGGCCTTGCCGTGGTCTCCGGTGACGCGGAGCACCTGACCGATGTGCTGGACCGGTGTGAACGGCTGGTCGCCGGCCGCCCCGAGGTGGAGCTGCTGTCGGTCAGACGCCGCTTCCGCGGCGAAGACGACTGA
- the rbfA gene encoding 30S ribosome-binding factor RbfA yields MADNARAKRLADLIREVVAQKLQRGIKDPRLGSHVTITDTRVTGDLREATVFYTVYGDDEERAAAAAGLESAKGILRSEVGRAAGVKFTPTLAFVADALPDNARTIDDLLDKARAADEKVREASAGAGYAGGADPYKKPGDDETDDAAE; encoded by the coding sequence GTGGCCGACAACGCGCGCGCCAAGAGGCTGGCGGACCTCATCCGAGAGGTGGTGGCCCAGAAGCTGCAGCGCGGGATCAAGGACCCGCGGCTCGGCTCCCACGTCACCATCACGGACACCCGGGTCACGGGTGACCTCAGGGAGGCGACCGTCTTCTACACCGTGTACGGGGACGACGAGGAGCGTGCGGCCGCGGCGGCCGGCCTGGAGAGCGCCAAGGGCATCCTGCGCTCCGAGGTGGGCCGGGCGGCGGGTGTGAAGTTCACGCCGACGCTGGCCTTCGTCGCCGACGCCCTGCCGGACAACGCCCGCACCATCGACGACCTGCTCGACAAGGCGCGTGCCGCCGACGAGAAGGTCCGCGAGGCGTCCGCGGGCGCCGGGTACGCGGGCGGGGCCGACCCGTACAAGAAGCCCGGTGACGACGAGACGGACGACGCCGCCGAATGA
- the truB gene encoding tRNA pseudouridine(55) synthase TruB yields MNRKQTAPDGLVIVDKPSGFTSHDVVAKMRGIAKTRRVGHAGTLDPMATGVLVLGIEKATKLLGHLALTEKEYLGTIRLGQATLTDDAEGEITGSTDASKVTRDAIDAGIAKLSGDIMQVPSKVSAIKIDGVRSYKRARDGEDFEIPARPVTISSFSVYDVRDAVAEDGTPVLDLVVSVVCSSGTYIRALARDLGADLGVGGHLTALRRTRVGPYKLDSAKTLDQLQQELAVMPIADAAAAAFPRWNVDAKRARLLLNGVRLEMPDEYVGVGAVAVFDPEGRFLALVEEQKGKAKSLAVLG; encoded by the coding sequence ATGAACCGCAAGCAGACCGCGCCCGACGGCCTTGTCATCGTCGACAAGCCGTCGGGCTTCACGTCGCACGACGTCGTGGCCAAGATGCGGGGGATCGCCAAGACCCGCCGCGTCGGCCACGCCGGCACGCTGGACCCGATGGCGACGGGCGTCCTCGTCCTCGGCATCGAGAAGGCGACCAAGCTCCTCGGGCACCTCGCGCTCACCGAGAAGGAGTACCTGGGCACGATCCGGCTCGGCCAGGCGACGCTGACGGACGACGCGGAGGGCGAGATCACGGGGTCCACGGACGCCTCGAAGGTCACCCGGGACGCGATCGACGCGGGCATCGCCAAGCTGAGCGGCGACATCATGCAGGTGCCGTCCAAGGTCAGCGCCATCAAGATCGACGGCGTCCGCTCCTACAAGCGGGCCCGTGACGGCGAGGACTTCGAGATCCCGGCCCGCCCGGTCACCATCTCCTCCTTCTCGGTGTACGACGTCCGCGACGCCGTCGCCGAGGACGGCACCCCGGTCCTGGACCTGGTCGTGTCCGTCGTCTGCTCCTCCGGCACCTACATCCGGGCCCTCGCCCGCGACCTGGGCGCCGACCTCGGCGTCGGCGGCCATCTCACCGCGCTGCGCCGCACCCGCGTCGGCCCCTACAAGCTGGACTCGGCCAAGACGCTCGACCAGCTCCAGCAGGAGCTGGCCGTGATGCCGATCGCCGACGCGGCCGCCGCAGCGTTTCCCCGCTGGAACGTGGACGCCAAGAGGGCCCGGCTGCTTCTCAACGGCGTACGCCTGGAGATGCCCGACGAGTACGTCGGCGTGGGCGCCGTGGCCGTCTTCGACCCCGAGGGCCGCTTCCTGGCGCTGGTGGAGGAGCAGAAGGGGAAGGCGAAGAGCCTGGCCGTGCTCGGCTGA